The Zingiber officinale cultivar Zhangliang chromosome 2A, Zo_v1.1, whole genome shotgun sequence genomic sequence GATTGTGGAATCTATTAGGTAATCAATTAAAGTCATCTGAATCAAATGGGATGACTCATCAATCAATTAGAGTTCGAAAAAGAGTCATCTATAGGTGCGCGAATGGTTGGATGACATGACAATTGATTAGGGAAAAactgaatcgattgggaggcatcgagtaaaccctagaaaagggtATCCGCGAAGGTTTTAAGACAACTTTCGCACACATCTTGGCAGCCTGTTCTTGCGATGTTGGGAAAAAAGTGTTGCTGCATTTTCAACTGATCAAGAGACATTTATAAACaataagagatcaagcaagaaagaTACTTATTGTATCGTGTATTACTTCCTTGTTTTCATTATATTCTTCTTGTGAGCTTGTATGAGTCTTTTTCGTCTCCGGATTGTTTCTGAGAAGGAGTATGTTTATAGTAGAGTTATGTGCACAGTGTGTATTCTTGGATTAATCATCTCAAGGAGGTGCAGACCCAATAAATCATAGATATTAATGTTGTAGAGTCTTTGCTTCGAATATTCACTACAAACTCATCTTAGAAGAAGCAAAAGAAGATATTTATCCTCTCTAACTCTTGAAGTATCCTAATGATGTAAACTTTAATAATTGTGTAAACATCTTGGGAGTGAACAACTTATTAATAATTGAATGAATGAATCATATAAATAAAAgccaaataaattaatttttttatctaattaTATCGATTGAATTTTCatataaaaatcaaataaatcgagataaaatatcaattaaattaataaaaattaaaataattaaactttccaaaaggAGTCAAATTAAAAAACTTAGAGATTTTAAATTCCCTATTCTAATTAGGacataattaaatttgatttaatcaaatttaaaattttaaaatcgacCGAATCAATTATATGGAAATaactaatatttaaaattaaataaattattaaattaatcaaacaaaatttttaacatCGATGGAGTcaattcaattattttttttcatcccTACCTTAACTCGAGCCGCGCTTAGTCCAACGTCCTACACTGAACGGATAACCACGCATTAATTTAatatagttttattttattaacctcttttttttttttaacgaaGAAAAATAGAGGTAATTTTAGTTAGCctcattaattatttttgagaTGATTGAGAAGattgatttgattttataaaatttttccattaATCATGAATAAATCGAAAAATATATAATGATCAATCTAGAAATCAATATCCTTTGATTACAccctctatttaaaaaaaaaattctattaataTATCATAATTAGAGTTTGAACCGTAAATGTAAATATTTAGATGATAATACCACGCACGAGACCATAATCCAGGGACATTAATCTCCTATTAAAGATATGGAAAGAAGAGACCGCATTGAATAATTAATGACACCTTGCCCCCACCCACCAGCGATTAATTAATCATTCAATTTCTCGGAAGGTGCGGTCCAATTCCCCGTTTAATCAACGGCCAGCGCTTTCCTTCATCTGACGGTCAGAAACCGCGTGGGACCGCTCGTCCTCTCCCCTCCCTCAATAAATACACCATCCCCGGTCTCCTCTTATCCTCGCTCATAATATCTCCTTCTTTAGGGACTAGTCAGCAAAAAGGCCACCGCCCCCTCCTTCGCCGGCGGCGGGAGAGGCGAGTACGACGCCGGAGATCCGGAGCCACCTCCTCTTGCTCCGATCGTCCTTAGATTTCTCTTCCACCGTAGAACGGCCTCGCCGCCATGGGAACCGAGGTGCTCCGCCCCCAAGACTGCCTCCTCCGCTCCTCGCCCGCCCTCCGGAACTCCAGGCCGCAACCCCCGCCCAGGCAGCTACGCCGGAGGAGGGAGGGCTCGCCGAAGCAGCCCGCCAAGCCCCGCCTAGCCATGGGGCAGGTGACCATCCTCCGGCGCGGTGAGTCGCTGCCGACCGCGCAGCCGAAAGGGGACGGTGCGGATCGCCCGGCGGACGCCTCCGTCGGCTGGGACCCTGCGGTGTTCGCCGTGGAACGGCTGGGTCCGGATCCGGCCTTGATCCCCAAGCAGATCCGTCTGAAGCCACCGGCCCCGGAGGCGCCGGACGAGTACGCCGGATCGGCGTTCCACCTCTCTCCGTCGCCCCGCGCGCTGCCTCTGCCGACCTTTTCAAGGACCAAAGAGGCGCCGCCGGCGGTCGATTCCTCTGCCACAAAGGATCTGAGGCGATTGCTTCGGCTGGAATGACCAAaaagaaaaatctgaaaataataataatcacaaAAAAGGAAAACCGGAGGAAGAATCCGATGGCGTCCAAATAATCCAACCTTTTTTTCTTGATTTTCCGTCTGATTTTTGCAAGGCGGATGAATCGAAAAAAGCTGGATGATTTGTGCATCGACCTGTTCGTGTTTGTCGCTGTATATTGAAATGCTTCGAAATGGTGGTTCCAACGACGTTTGGTAAAGTTGTTTCCTTGCGCCACGGCAAATAACTTtattaaattagttttctttttttcctttttctttattaaaGTTGAACGATCGTGATGACCGGCACTGTTCAACTActatagatatcaagttgatccTTTCATAATCACGAGCAATTTTCGACGATTattaaaaacaaagaaaaagcaAATTAATCCTTGGAGAGAGAGGTAGATAAGCAATCCACGGCCGAGCTCAAGTCAAAATAGTCCGacttgaaattgaatttgaatctAGCCGTCCGACTTTGCTTGTTTACTTTCTTCCTCGTTGTTTTTCCTATCTTTCCTAATGTCCCGTCTTGGCCTTCCTTCTCATTTTTTTTCGATGTTGTTAGCTTTCTAAGAGACTTTTGTCAAAGCTGGAGACCTTCACTGAAGCTGGGTATATTTTGGCTAAATGCCTCGGAGGCTTTCGCTGCTCAGTCGTCAAGAACCAACTCGACGGACATTGATCTGACAACAACTGGCTCGATAGAAGTAGGCTCGATAACAGCCAATCAGATAGAAGTCGGTCCGATAACAATTGACCCGGCAAAAACATCCCAACTGACATCCGACCTGTCAAAAGAACTCACTATAAGAAAAGCATTTTTTTTACGACAACTTTTCGACGCTAAAGTAAAATAGTAGCGATAAATATTCATCACTAATATTGTCACTATAAGCTTGTTATAAATGATATTTAATGATGATTTATAATATTCCATCGCTAATGTTACCGATGTACTATAATACATCGCTAACACGAACATAATCACCGCTTAAAAACACCTGGATTAGTGATGGAATATTGCTAAATCGTCGCTAATATTTGCCGTAATTAATGACGGGTTTAGTTAAACTCGTTGCTAATTGATTTCTGAAAAATGTTGGATGGTGCGATAAGTTTTGATATGGTATGGTTGTTAGCGACGAATTTGAGCAAATTTCGTTGCTAACCGGGATCATCAGTGACAAATTTGGTCGGATTCATCGCAAACAGTTAGGCTTAGCGACGAATTTGAGCCTAATCCATCGTTAACGATTAAGGATTAGCGACAAATTTAGCCAAATTCGTCGCTAAccatatttaataataaaaaaaattctttatttaCATTAATATCCTGTATACATATTTGCAAAATCATAAACAAACTCATACGCAACTCATATTGTAACATCATCAAGTTCACAAAACATTCACAACTCTATTAACATTCACAAACAACTCATACAACTCTAACAAGAACAAATAACACAACAAATAACAAATCTAACAAGTAACTCATACAACTCTAACAAGTTCACAAGTCTAACATCATCAAGTTCACAACAAGAAGTAGTAGCACAACAAATAAGTTCACAACAAGTTAACATCCAAATTCACAACTCTAACAAAAGTACTCACAACATCAAAGTCTAACATTGAGGAAGAAGTGTCGCTGAAGATGAATGATGGATCAAGGATTGTAATGCTCCAGGTGTTAACCGATTTAGAATTTGTTCAAACATATCTTGTCTTGATTTCATTAATGTCAACTGATCTTGGGTACTTGCTAACTGGACTCGGGTGTTTGCCAACTCTTCTTCTGCGCCGACTAGCTATTGCTCGGTGAATTTAAGCTTTTCACACAATGCTGCATTAGTTGATCTGGATGAGGTGTCATATAAAGAAGTGGACCTAATTGACTTTGGCTCACTTCCAAATCTTCTAAGATATCTAGAACGAGTACCGAGGACCTGATGTAGTTTGACAATAAAAATAGCGAGTTATGAAAATGACCAAGATAGAACAACCAAGATGGATATATGAACAACTCAAAGCCAATCTGGGAATCATTTTAAACTGATACTAAATACACATTGTCACTATATGAACTTTGAAATCAATGACAAAGCTAGAATCATAAAGAAATACAAGGTTTCATAAGTACCAATAGGTGTCAACTATCTTTCAtagagaaatacaaagaaagataACTACCAATGTCATACTAGACATCAACTTTGCTCTTTCAAAAAAGAAATACATGGATAGATAACTACCAACGACTCTGTAAATCTTACATTATTTCATTTTCCaccaaaagaaaaaatttatgaaTAAAGAAGATTTGATATATGAATAAAgaatttaaattatatcaaaTTGTGGCAAACATAGCAAGTAAATCACAGAACGAGTATCGCGGACCTGATCATAAACAATATCTATAACTTGAACTACATCAATATCATTTTCTCTATTTCTTTTATGTTTGAACATACTTATCACGCAGTCTCACCATATCATTCTAGAAATAACAAACATGTTAAAAATATCAGAATTAACATACGTATGCAGTTTCGGCTATTTGGTAAATCCACCCTTTTGAAGAGCTATAATGTGTTTCATTAAAGATAGTAATCCAATATTTTCTCTGTGATTGATCGGTATGAAAAAATTAATgtgttaatattttaattaacaaTGACAATAACTATAAAATTAGTACTTACACCATCGTAACTATATTGAATGAATGATTTAGAACTTCCACGATAATTATATAGGAGTTTCCCTTGATTTTCAACATTTGTTGCAGATCGTTTCTACAATACAAAATTTCGTATAAATAAACCATTCGTTAGAGAacaaataattatatttttatataaaaaaacattTGTTATAAAATGCCTCTGATTCAAACAGAGCACACATGTAGTCTCAGTCATCTTGTGTCTCACAAAACCCGATTGACATCTGTTGTCGACGCTCAACGGGAGGAAGGTACAATAACTTCTTATAATGACTATGCATTTTAGATCTATTGTCTCTATAGCTTGCATTCATTAATTAGTCTGTCTCCTTTCTTACCGAGGATGAACACTCCTGAAAATTGATATCAAAAGCAtcctaaaaaaagaaatttattttGCATGTGTTAGTAATAAAGGAGTAGTTATAAATATGTTGAATTACTTGTACTTACTGATAATCAATCGTATATCATCCTTTTATTATCAGCGGAGACGTGCTTCCAACTTTTAGCTTATAAGAGAGCAAATTTCTTTACTAATAGACCTAACTCGGTCATAAATGAGACTGCGTTTGGGTCAATTTGATGTCCATCGCTCTGACGAAAAGTAATGGATAATTCACCCCATTCGTTGATTTGGCATCGCAGTTGATCGGAATGTGTGCCACTTATCTCCCTACGTAGCGGTCAACCAGTATATGTAAAAGTGTTAACAATTaacaaataaaaacttaaataaataagaaattaaataaaactaaCCACTAGGAGAACTATCAACATCAGGTGTCTACAGAACTAATAGATTCTCAATCCTCTTGGGCGGTATGACTCTCACATATTCATCATATATAGATCAACAAATATGCATCAACAtatatagatatctacaagtaaTGAAACTTTATTTgatataaatgaattaaaatgaagaaaaagataattatcatataaataaaaattaatcactATCATCATCTTCTGAAATAGATGATTGATCATCTACATCACTATCAATTTTAGTAACTTCATCCTCATCATTAAGAAAATGTTGAGCATCCCTAGCCAACTCCACTTGTGCATTTGACATGAGGTCTTGctaccatgaggtctggggttcgaatctcggcaaagctgaggtaaatgtctcccttatgtattagtcactattccaaagactagtagccacccatgatttaccttctccgtgttagccctgggacgggttggcgggggtgctgggggcgagcgtattcgccttttgccaccatatttatatgttgatcaatatCTAATCTGCAAAGTTGGGAGATCTCTAAGTCTTCACCAACTACTGAAGTTACTTTATTAGATGAAATATCTTGGTTAGTctcaatattaaaattatttctagaTTCATTTTCTTCAGATACTACATCAACTTCAGTTACTTCATATATTTCTTGGTGTTGAACCTTTTGTATTACCTTCCAATGGCATCCATgctttatatcatttaaataataaaCTTGGTTTGCTTGGTTGGCCAAATGAATGGGTCATtagcgtaccatgttttagaagtgTCAATACATAACAAACCAAACTCTTCAaccattgattttttttattacattgaAATCATTCACACCAGAATAATTGTACTTTATACTTGAAAGAGTAAAACAGTTGAACTATATCCTTCAACACTCCAAAGAAATCCAAATTGTCACCATCATCAAATGATGGTACGCTAACCCCACTATTCTCAGTAGTTTTGGGAGATTCACGGGACCTCGTATGGTATCAAATACCATTTACAATGCATGCATTGTATAGTTGAACTTCAACATTAGGTCCCATTGCTAAATAGTACAACTCGTTTGTAATTTCtgaatttattaaattctttaattttatcattctATCCCTAAACTAGTATGGAAAATCTCTCTCGtgatattatagaagttgatttgAATGAACTTTATGTGACAGAAGTTGTAGATGTTCActgcataaataaatatttaaattaaaattttataatgaaatataaataataaaataatataatataaatactTACTTCCGATATTGGTCAACCTCTTTACAATTGTTGAGCATATACCAATGTGCTTTCTTATACAAAGTCAAAGACAATTTTATATTATGTTGGTTGTCAAACACTCTTGTTTGTTGAGTGAAAATACTTAAATTGCATGTTACTGG encodes the following:
- the LOC122040883 gene encoding uncharacterized protein LOC122040883 yields the protein MGTEVLRPQDCLLRSSPALRNSRPQPPPRQLRRRREGSPKQPAKPRLAMGQVTILRRGESLPTAQPKGDGADRPADASVGWDPAVFAVERLGPDPALIPKQIRLKPPAPEAPDEYAGSAFHLSPSPRALPLPTFSRTKEAPPAVDSSATKDLRRLLRLE